Proteins encoded by one window of Rutidosis leptorrhynchoides isolate AG116_Rl617_1_P2 chromosome 7, CSIRO_AGI_Rlap_v1, whole genome shotgun sequence:
- the LOC139857577 gene encoding E3 ubiquitin-protein ligase SIS3-like, which translates to MAVRGVDFKWYDGFFLSMLATSIIIVAINWKRYHLCTHPLHIWIVVDYSTIFIFRLLMFVDNGLAAGMGLDFGRQQRQARFCGRVVVLSIMSVFLYPFLWAWTIIGSLWFSSAKECLPEEGQKWGFFIWLLFSYSGLVCIAVLCMKKWLTRRKAHLLRAQQGIPISEYGVLVDMVRVPDWAFENAAGQEMRGMGQDTASYHPGLYLTEPQREAVEALIQELPKFMLKAVPTDCSECPICLEEFHVGNEVRGLPCAHNFHVACIDEWLRLNVKCPRCRCSVFPNLDLSALSTIPVDPDRVTISTSRYLRSQPSSQSYLLRMQGFLRPIRTGNSGASSDFDTALETIENGGQPSESHNPHTSTNSER; encoded by the exons ATGGCGGTTAGGGGCGTTGATTTTAAGTG GTATGATGGGTTTTTTCTGTCAATGCTTGCCACTAGCAt AATTATTGTTGCTATTAATTGGAAGCGATATCATCTGTGCACACACCCACTACACATATGGATCGTG gttgactatTCCACAATTTTTATTTTTCGGTTGTTGATGTTTGTGGATAATGGCCTTGCTGCCGGAATGGGATT GGATTTTGGTCGTCAACAGAGACAAGCTCGTTTTTGTGGAAGAGTAGTTGTATTATCTATTATGTCCGTGTTTCTTTATCCGTTTCTATGGGCATGGACTATAATCGGTTCTCTATGGTTCAGTAGTGCAAAAGAGTGT CTGCCCGAAGAAGGTCAGAAATGGGGTTTCTTTATTTGGTTGCTTTTTAGCTACAGTGGGCTCGTTTGCATTGCAGTCTTGTGTATGAAAAAG TGGTTAACAAGAAGGAAAGCTCATTTATTACGTGCTCAACAAGGAATTCCTATTTCTGAATATGGG GTTTTGGTTGATATGGTTCGTGTACCAGATTGGGCGTTTGAAAATGCTGCTGGTCAAGAAATGAGAGGTATGGGTCAAGATACTGCTTCATATCATCCTGGGCTGTACTTAACCGAACCCCAA AGAGAAGCAGTGGAGGCACTAATTCAAGAACTTCCAAAGTTTATGCTGAAAGCTGTTCCGACTGATTGTAGCGAGTGCCCGATTTGTTTGGAAGAGTTCCACGTTGGAAACGAG GTTCGTGGACTTCCTTGTGCGCACAACTTTCATGTGGCATGCATCGATGAATGGCTTCGGTTGAACGTGAAATGCCCTAGATGTCGATGTTCTGTCTTCCCGAACCTTGACCTTAGTGCTCTATCCACCATCCCTGTTGACCCTGACCGGGTGACCATTTCAACATCACGTTACTTAAGAAGTCAACCATCAAGTCAAAGCTATCTGTTGAGGATGCAAGGTTTCCTCCGTCCAATCCGCACAGGAAACTCAGGCGCCAGCTCAGACTTCGACACTGCTTTGGAAACCATCGAAAACGGAGGTCAACCATCTGAGAGTCATAATCCTCATACCAGTACAAATTCCGAACGTTGA
- the LOC139858569 gene encoding uncharacterized protein — MLVTTFASKTTPPPSTTTIPTAFNQPEIPQFHLNPIDRRRILTSFAATITPFFTPPNNHEQSSLIPISLFPSADARGLFQMPPVRLSNRYFLVRAGESEFESMGVINTNPVAKTSVDNGLSEIGKKQAVKAALKLKEMRACANNCWIWPSITQRAYQAAEIIAAVNVVNRSNIVPEYSFLDARGLGAYEGRELQSVSEIYAADGVSTNIKPPPINDGTPNESVADVFVRVTQLMSILETQYSEDTVIIVSPDSDNLTILQAGLVGLDLRRHSELSFEPGEVRYFDPSTIPTYKQPASALYKCLNPPSCT; from the exons ATGTTGGTAACAACATTCGCATCTAAAACAACTCCGCCACCATCTACAACCACCATCCCAACCGCCTTCAAccagccggagatcccacaatttCACCTAAATCCCATCGATCGCCGTCGCATTCTCACTTCATTTGCCGCCACAATCACTCCATTCTTCACACCACCTAATAATCACGAACAATCTTCTTTAATTCCTATTTCTTTATTTCCATCTGCGGATGCTCGTGGTCTCTTTCAAATGCCACCTGTTCGTCTCTCCAATCG GTACTTTTTGGTGAGGGCAGGGGAGTCTGAATTTGAGAGTATGGGGGTAATCAATACGAATCCAGTAGCGAAAACGTCTGTCGATAACGGGTTATCGGAAATTGGAAAGAAGCAGGCGGTGAAAGCAGCATTGAAATTGAAGGAAATGAGGGCTTGTGCAAATAATTGTTGGATTTGGCCTTCAATTACTCAGAGAGCTTATCAAGCTGCTGAGATTATTGCTGCTGTTAATGTAGTTAACAGGAG TAATATAGTTCCGGAGTATAGCTTCTTGGATGCTCGTGGATTAGGAGCGTATGAAGGCAGAGAGCTACAATCCGTTTCAGAA ATATATGCAGCAGATGGTGTATCTACAAATATTAAGCCGCCACCAATTAACGATGGAACTCCAAACGAGAGCGTTGCTGATGTATTTGTTCGTGTGACACAATTAATGTCAATTCTTGAAACTCAATATTCTGAGGACACCGTTATCATTGTCTCACCAGACTCAGATAACTTGACCATACTGCAAGCTGGTTTAGTTGGACTTGATCTTAGAAG GCATAGTGAACTATCCTTTGAGCCCGGGGAAGTTCGATATTTCGATCCTAGTACCATTCCTACTTACAAGCAACCCGCTTCGGCTTTATATAAGTGCCTAAACCCGCCCAGTTGCACataa